The proteins below come from a single Eubacterium limosum genomic window:
- a CDS encoding exonuclease SbcCD subunit D, with product MKILHTSDWHIGRTLNEKSLLEDQEALLTQLLAWLDRERPDILLVAGDIYDRSVPSKEALGLVDTVLSEIILRLGIPVLLIGGNHDGRERLAMNGGILEKQGLHIAGNYLPGQEPVTLSDEWGEVCFWTVPFIKPVEYRSLMKLEKTMGYDEMYREITAEITGRMDTSKRNVMVSHGLILGNMADIQTIDDSVRPIEIGGIEYACAETFEAFDYVALGHLHRPQKVLWDKVRYSGSLLKYSFSEWNQKKSVTLVELGEKGTLNLEPASFKPLRDLRVIHGRLEELTALEAYETEGREDYLKVILEDQERLVNPMDKLRRVYPNVLEMAYEKREKTEAQKSSRRIKERIQDPLKLFEDFYTFVNGEAMQADEQAVITELLETTMEEER from the coding sequence ATGAAAATACTACACACCTCAGACTGGCATATTGGCCGGACACTCAATGAAAAAAGCCTGCTGGAGGATCAGGAGGCGCTGCTCACACAGCTGCTCGCCTGGCTTGACCGGGAGCGGCCAGACATCCTTCTGGTTGCAGGCGACATCTATGACCGGTCAGTCCCTTCTAAAGAGGCGCTGGGGCTGGTGGACACAGTGCTCTCTGAAATTATTCTCAGGCTGGGAATACCGGTTCTGCTCATCGGCGGCAACCACGACGGTCGTGAGCGGCTGGCCATGAACGGCGGTATCCTTGAAAAGCAGGGGCTTCATATCGCGGGCAATTATCTGCCCGGGCAGGAGCCTGTGACACTAAGCGATGAGTGGGGCGAGGTCTGTTTTTGGACAGTGCCTTTTATCAAGCCGGTGGAATACCGGAGCCTGATGAAGCTTGAAAAAACCATGGGCTATGATGAGATGTACCGGGAGATTACCGCTGAAATTACAGGGCGTATGGATACATCCAAACGTAACGTCATGGTCTCTCACGGATTGATTTTAGGCAATATGGCGGATATTCAGACCATTGACGATTCGGTCAGGCCCATTGAGATCGGCGGCATTGAGTACGCTTGCGCCGAGACCTTTGAAGCCTTTGATTACGTGGCTCTGGGGCATCTGCACAGGCCGCAGAAGGTACTGTGGGATAAGGTGCGCTACTCAGGGTCTCTGCTGAAATATTCCTTTTCGGAATGGAACCAGAAAAAATCCGTGACACTGGTGGAGCTTGGTGAAAAGGGTACGCTGAACCTGGAGCCGGCAAGCTTTAAGCCGCTGCGTGACCTGCGTGTCATCCACGGAAGGCTTGAAGAACTGACCGCCCTTGAAGCCTACGAGACCGAAGGCCGGGAAGATTACCTGAAGGTGATTCTGGAGGATCAGGAGCGGTTGGTAAACCCGATGGACAAGCTCCGCAGGGTTTACCCGAATGTGCTGGAAATGGCCTATGAAAAGCGGGAGAAAACCGAGGCTCAGAAAAGCAGCCGGCGTATCAAGGAGCGGATACAGGACCCGCTGAAGCTGTTCGAGGATTTTTACACTTTTGTCAACGGCGAGGCCATGCAGGCGGACGAGCAGGCAGTGATCACGGAGCTGCTTGAGACCACCATGGAGGAAGAAAGATGA
- the rd gene encoding rubredoxin — translation MQKYVCDICGYVYDPAVGDPDNGVAPGTAFADLPEDWVCPECGVSKDEFSPEA, via the coding sequence ATGCAAAAATATGTATGTGATATCTGTGGTTATGTTTATGATCCCGCTGTAGGTGATCCTGATAATGGTGTAGCTCCTGGAACAGCTTTCGCTGATCTGCCGGAAGATTGGGTTTGCCCGGAATGCGGCGTCAGCAAAGATGAATTTTCACCGGAAGCTTAA